The following coding sequences lie in one Flavobacterium cyclinae genomic window:
- a CDS encoding choice-of-anchor J domain-containing protein, whose amino-acid sequence MKIKFLKTMFLLVLGTSALTSCVGDDDYVIPTVYEYAFTDGFETSWADWTKYSATGAQTWQLDTQYGNPGNCAKMSGYAGGNNANEDWLISPQIDLSGLTAASLSFQTASRFTGNVLEIKISSDYAGGDPNTATWTDLSATLDASNAYTWTNSGNIDISSFAGGNVYVAFKYTSTSSASMTWEVDNVKITKN is encoded by the coding sequence AATGTTCTTGTTAGTACTTGGAACGAGTGCTTTAACAAGTTGTGTAGGAGATGATGATTATGTAATTCCTACGGTTTACGAATACGCTTTTACAGATGGTTTCGAAACTAGTTGGGCAGATTGGACTAAATATAGTGCTACAGGTGCTCAAACTTGGCAATTGGACACACAATATGGTAATCCAGGAAACTGTGCAAAAATGTCGGGTTATGCCGGTGGAAATAATGCTAATGAAGATTGGTTAATTTCACCACAAATTGATTTAAGCGGCCTTACAGCAGCAAGTTTATCATTTCAAACAGCTTCTAGATTTACTGGAAATGTTTTAGAAATTAAAATTTCTTCTGATTATGCAGGAGGTGATCCTAATACCGCTACTTGGACAGATTTATCTGCAACTTTAGATGCATCTAATGCTTATACTTGGACAAATTCTGGAAATATTGATATTTCTTCTTTTGCTGGAGGCAATGTATATGTGGCATTTAAATACACTTCAACTTCATCTGCTTCAATGACTTGGGAAGTTGATAATGTTAAAATTACTAAAAACTAA